Proteins encoded by one window of Pseudokineococcus lusitanus:
- a CDS encoding proton-conducting transporter membrane subunit — MSALLLVPVLLPLLVAGLLLALRGTSGRGPVALARWAGVGTSAVVAVTALLLLLVTLRGDVPVVQVGGWRPGLGIALAADPLAAVVLLVVAVVVLAGLVHAAGTGEDVPAPLVPLVLVMTAGVHGALLTADLFTLFVFVETMLVPSYVLLLVGRRRTRARLAAARLYVAVNLLASTVFLVGIGLVYAATGAVQLGVVARAPSTPSLEVATWLLLLSMGVKCAVVPLHGWLPRSYAVAGPAVVAIFSGLLTKTGLVVLVRLDALLVPEGSAVPAVVLAVALLSTVVGVLLAVGEKGVRAVLTSHMVSQVGYLLVGVGLATTAGLSALVLFLVQYVLVKAALLMVSGVLETRHGTDRLDRLGGLARREPVLAVAFALSAAALVGLPPTSGFVAKYALVLAAADAGAWVTVGVLAGVSLLTLVSMLKLWNGVFWGAPAEPAAVPAVSGAQGLPPAPTAAERGRRAALVGPPLVLGVLALVLGVGAQPLLAVADAAGAALADPSAWVAAVLADPAGATPVAGGRP, encoded by the coding sequence GTGAGCGCGCTGCTGCTCGTCCCCGTCCTCCTGCCGCTGCTCGTGGCGGGGCTCCTGCTCGCGCTGCGCGGGACCTCCGGCCGGGGGCCGGTGGCGCTCGCGCGCTGGGCCGGGGTGGGCACGAGCGCCGTCGTCGCCGTCACCGCGCTCCTGCTGCTCCTCGTGACGCTGCGGGGCGACGTGCCCGTCGTCCAGGTGGGCGGCTGGCGCCCGGGCCTCGGCATCGCCCTCGCCGCCGACCCGCTCGCGGCGGTCGTCCTCCTCGTCGTGGCCGTGGTCGTGCTGGCCGGCCTCGTCCACGCCGCCGGCACCGGCGAGGACGTGCCCGCCCCCCTCGTCCCGCTCGTCCTCGTCATGACCGCGGGCGTCCACGGCGCCCTGCTCACCGCGGACCTCTTCACGCTCTTCGTCTTCGTCGAGACGATGCTCGTGCCGAGCTACGTGCTCCTGCTCGTCGGCCGACGGCGCACCCGCGCCCGGCTCGCCGCGGCGCGGCTGTACGTGGCGGTGAACCTCCTCGCCTCGACCGTCTTCCTCGTCGGCATCGGCCTCGTCTACGCCGCGACGGGCGCCGTGCAGCTCGGCGTCGTCGCGCGGGCGCCGAGCACCCCGTCGCTCGAGGTGGCGACGTGGCTCCTCCTGCTCTCGATGGGCGTCAAGTGCGCCGTCGTCCCGCTGCACGGGTGGCTCCCCCGCAGCTACGCCGTCGCCGGGCCGGCCGTCGTGGCGATCTTCTCCGGGCTGCTGACGAAGACGGGGCTCGTCGTCCTCGTGCGCCTCGACGCGCTCCTCGTGCCCGAGGGCTCGGCCGTGCCCGCCGTCGTCCTCGCCGTGGCGCTGCTCAGCACGGTCGTCGGGGTGCTGCTCGCCGTCGGCGAGAAGGGCGTCCGGGCGGTGCTGACGTCGCACATGGTCAGCCAGGTCGGCTACCTGCTCGTCGGCGTCGGCCTCGCGACGACGGCCGGTCTCTCCGCGCTGGTGCTCTTCCTCGTCCAGTACGTCCTCGTCAAGGCGGCGCTGCTCATGGTCTCCGGCGTCCTCGAGACGCGGCACGGCACGGACCGGCTCGACCGGCTGGGAGGCCTGGCCCGCCGGGAGCCCGTGCTCGCCGTCGCCTTCGCCCTCTCCGCCGCCGCCCTCGTGGGGCTCCCGCCGACGTCCGGCTTCGTCGCCAAGTACGCGCTCGTCCTCGCGGCGGCCGACGCGGGCGCCTGGGTCACGGTCGGCGTGCTGGCGGGCGTGAGCCTCCTCACGCTCGTCTCCATGCTCAAGCTGTGGAACGGCGTCTTCTGGGGAGCACCGGCCGAGCCGGCGGCCGTCCCGGCCGTCAGCGGCGCCCAGGGCCTGCCCCCCGCCCCGACGGCCGCCGAGCGCGGCCGCCGCGCCGCGCTCGTCGGACCGCCGCTGGTCCTCGGCGTCCTCGCCCTCGTGCTCGGCGTCGGGGCGCAGCCGCTGCTCGCGGTGGCGGACGCGGCGGGCGCGGCGCTGGCCGACCCCTCCGCGTGGGTAGCCGCCGTCCTCGCCGACCCGGCCGGTGCCACGCCCGTCGCGGGGGGCCGGCCGTGA
- the mbhE gene encoding hydrogen gas-evolving membrane-bound hydrogenase subunit E, translating into MALVVVLGGLLVLAAAAPLLGRALGREAAYVLAGGTAACAAVVVALAPPVLRGGAVVASWQWLPGLDVAASLRLDGVSLVFVLVALVVGALVLAYCARYLDDEQARGPVLPLLVVFAAAMCGLVLADDLVLLYVCWELTTVCSFFLVQTAGARGEGPGRQALVVTVAGGLALLVAVVLVVVATGTTDLGALLADPTALTSSPLLGPVAVLVAVAAMTKSAQVPFQFWLPGAMVAMTPVSAYLHAATMVKAGIYLLVRTSPFFADRPAWTAALLAVGLTTALVGAVLALREHDLKGVLAWSTVSQLGLLVAAVGVGTPTALAAALLHTGAHALFKATLFMLVGIVDHETGGRDVRDLSGLRKVMPRTAAATAVAALSMAGVPPLLGFVSKEYLYQGFLSTGEGSGLPTWVGWVAGAAAVAASALTFAYAMRIVHGAFGGGEVSHPGLHEPAGLFLAPAAVAATAGLLLGPAVSVLDPVVAAATADALPGATAPEVYFWHGLSPEVVMSLVTLAVGLTLFLRRDAVDRVLQRWSPPSAAGAFDAAHAGLLRLGARAGGPDRAAGDAGHLARPLLALLAVAVPAAVVLTGGDDLAPRATSGDPGAWVVVALVGAAVVAAATTASALVLVALVGLVGLLVAVWLLLQGALDVAITLLLVEVLTAVVLVLVLRGEPRHLPVGADRRAGRLRRTGVVALGAATGLAAGGAAWALTGRSPLSPVGATVLAEAEELTGGTNAVNVVLVDFRGLDTFFESVLVGVVAVGLVVLGRGPAGRRAGPTGPDPATDDLVLRTGTRLLVPLMLVLSAYLLWRGHDEPGGGFVAALVTGTAVALGHLAGGRAPFARTPRLLRPSTLAGTGLLVSLLTGVAPLLVGGALLQPYDVPVLGAVGVSSALLFEVGVFLIVLALVVAAVHTLDAGTAPTPGTRVGAPRAATTAPSPAAPGRGTTTGGRR; encoded by the coding sequence TCGTCTTCGTCCTCGTCGCCCTCGTCGTCGGCGCGCTGGTCCTCGCCTACTGCGCCCGCTACCTCGACGACGAGCAGGCGCGCGGGCCCGTCCTGCCGCTCCTCGTCGTCTTCGCCGCCGCGATGTGCGGCCTCGTCCTCGCCGACGACCTCGTCCTGCTCTACGTCTGCTGGGAGCTCACGACCGTCTGCTCCTTCTTCCTCGTCCAGACGGCGGGGGCCCGGGGCGAGGGACCCGGCCGGCAGGCGCTCGTCGTCACGGTGGCGGGCGGGCTGGCGCTGCTCGTGGCCGTGGTGCTCGTCGTCGTCGCCACGGGCACGACCGACCTCGGCGCCCTGCTCGCGGACCCGACGGCGCTGACGTCCTCTCCCCTGCTCGGGCCCGTCGCCGTCCTCGTGGCCGTGGCGGCCATGACGAAGTCGGCGCAGGTCCCCTTCCAGTTCTGGCTGCCCGGCGCGATGGTCGCCATGACGCCCGTGAGCGCCTACCTGCACGCCGCGACGATGGTCAAGGCGGGCATCTACCTGCTCGTCCGCACGAGCCCCTTCTTCGCCGACCGGCCCGCCTGGACGGCCGCGCTCCTGGCCGTCGGCCTGACGACGGCGCTCGTCGGCGCCGTGCTGGCCCTGCGCGAGCACGACCTCAAGGGCGTCCTCGCCTGGTCGACCGTCAGCCAGCTGGGCCTGCTCGTCGCCGCCGTCGGCGTCGGGACGCCGACGGCCCTGGCCGCGGCCCTCCTCCACACCGGGGCGCACGCCCTCTTCAAGGCGACGCTCTTCATGCTCGTCGGGATCGTCGACCACGAGACGGGCGGCCGCGACGTCCGCGACCTGTCGGGCCTGCGCAAGGTCATGCCGCGGACGGCGGCGGCGACGGCGGTCGCGGCGCTGTCGATGGCCGGCGTCCCGCCGCTGCTCGGCTTCGTCAGCAAGGAGTACCTGTACCAGGGCTTCCTCTCCACGGGAGAGGGCTCCGGGCTGCCGACGTGGGTCGGCTGGGTGGCGGGCGCGGCCGCGGTGGCGGCGTCGGCGCTGACCTTCGCCTACGCCATGCGCATCGTCCACGGCGCCTTCGGGGGCGGCGAGGTCTCCCACCCGGGGCTGCACGAGCCGGCCGGCCTCTTCCTCGCCCCCGCGGCCGTGGCGGCGACCGCCGGCCTCCTGCTCGGCCCCGCGGTCTCGGTGCTCGACCCGGTGGTGGCCGCTGCCACCGCCGACGCGCTGCCGGGGGCGACGGCGCCCGAGGTCTACTTCTGGCACGGCCTGTCGCCGGAGGTCGTCATGTCGCTCGTGACGCTCGCGGTCGGCCTCACGCTCTTCCTCCGCCGCGACGCCGTCGACCGGGTCCTGCAGCGCTGGTCCCCGCCCTCGGCGGCCGGCGCCTTCGACGCCGCCCACGCCGGCCTGCTGCGGCTCGGCGCCCGGGCGGGCGGGCCGGACCGCGCGGCCGGGGACGCCGGGCACCTGGCCCGGCCCCTCCTCGCCCTCCTCGCGGTGGCCGTCCCCGCCGCCGTCGTCCTGACGGGCGGGGACGACCTCGCCCCGCGCGCGACGTCCGGCGACCCGGGGGCGTGGGTGGTCGTCGCCCTCGTCGGCGCCGCCGTCGTCGCCGCCGCGACGACCGCCTCGGCCCTCGTCCTCGTCGCCCTCGTCGGCCTCGTCGGGCTGCTCGTCGCGGTGTGGCTGCTGCTGCAGGGCGCCCTCGACGTGGCCATCACCCTGCTGCTCGTCGAGGTGCTCACCGCCGTCGTCCTCGTCCTCGTCCTGCGCGGCGAGCCGCGCCACCTCCCCGTGGGGGCCGACCGCCGCGCGGGGCGTCTGCGCCGGACCGGCGTCGTCGCCCTCGGGGCGGCCACCGGGCTCGCCGCCGGCGGGGCGGCGTGGGCGCTGACCGGACGGTCGCCGCTGTCCCCCGTCGGCGCGACGGTGCTCGCCGAGGCCGAGGAGCTCACGGGCGGCACGAACGCCGTCAACGTCGTGCTCGTCGACTTCCGCGGCCTCGACACCTTCTTCGAGTCGGTCCTCGTCGGCGTCGTCGCGGTGGGTCTCGTCGTCCTCGGCCGGGGCCCGGCCGGCCGCCGCGCCGGGCCCACCGGGCCCGACCCGGCGACCGACGACCTCGTCCTGCGCACCGGCACGCGCCTGCTCGTGCCGCTCATGCTCGTGCTGTCGGCGTACCTGCTGTGGCGCGGCCACGACGAGCCGGGCGGAGGCTTCGTCGCGGCCCTCGTCACCGGCACGGCCGTCGCCCTCGGCCACCTCGCCGGCGGGCGCGCGCCCTTCGCGCGGACGCCCCGGCTGCTGCGCCCCAGCACCCTCGCGGGCACGGGGCTGCTCGTCTCGCTGCTCACGGGCGTCGCCCCGCTGCTGGTGGGCGGCGCGCTGCTCCAGCCCTACGACGTCCCGGTGCTCGGCGCCGTCGGCGTCTCGTCCGCGCTGCTCTTCGAGGTCGGGGTGTTCCTCATCGTGCTCGCGCTGGTCGTCGCGGCCGTCCACACGCTCGACGCCGGGACGGCGCCGACGCCCGGGACGCGCGTGGGTGCGCCGCGAGCGGCGACGACCGCCCCCTCCCCCGCCGCCCCGGGCCGCGGGACGACGACGGGGGGCCGCCGGTGA